In Henningerozyma blattae CBS 6284 chromosome 6, complete genome, the following are encoded in one genomic region:
- the TBLA0F00657 gene encoding Ty3/Gypsy family RNase HI domain-containing protein: MVQQEKIRAVKEMPTPNTIKSAQSFLGMVNYYRNFIPQCSLLSKPIIEFISKKCDWSKKQDQAVITLKQKLCSAPVLVPFIPGDEYRLSTDASTIALGGVLERLHMGQLVGVIGYFSKTVNPTQACYPVGEIELLSIIQNLQHFKYYLHGHHFILRTDHISLLAYRNKKEPSARISRWLDFLAEFDFTLEYIKG; the protein is encoded by the coding sequence ATGGtacaacaagaaaaaattcgAGCAGTTAAAGAGATGCCCACGCCAAACACAATTAAATCAGCTCAATCCTTTCTGGGAATGGTAAACTATTATAGGAATTTTATTCCCCAGTGCTCATTGTTGTCCAAAcctattattgaatttatttctaaaaaatgTGATTGGTCCAAGAAACAAGATCAAGCGGTTATTACtctaaaacaaaaattatgcTCAGCACCCGTACTAGTCCCATTTATTCCTGGTGACGAATACCGTCTTTCTACAGATGCTAGCACTATCGCTCTTGGTGGGGTACTAGAACGTTTACACATGGGACAACTTGTTGGTGTAATTggttatttttcaaaaactgTTAATCCTACTCAAGCATGTTATCCGGTTGGAGAAATAGAGTTGTTGTCAATCATTCAAAACTTACAACACTTCAAATACTATCTACATGGACACCACTTCATCTTAAGAACTGATCATATATCCTTATTGGCATACAGAAATAAGAAAGAACCCTCTGCAAGAATTTCACGATGGTTAGACTTCTTAGCTGAGTTTGATTTCACCTTAGAATACATTAAAGGATGA
- the TBLA0F00660 gene encoding integrase, which produces MVFPINSIERISPVDWREDWIQDAWSAAVLVYLGLVQDVKINPTDKWLFDKYVKKLKLSKKSMARYKFDDQILYYDDRVCVPRSRRTELLNIYHDNILHCGHFGEVTTINKICPNYYWPSMTVDIRTYIKGCLQCQIMKKFRPKKDGQLEPLDIPQGRWLELSIDFVTGLPTTQSQNDMIMVVVDRFSKRAHFIATQISLGSVGTLDLFYRFIFAYHGFPRTIVSDRDIRFTSSFYKEVTERLGIKLLLSSSNHPQTDGQTESVNKTLGRLLRSYCSQDQDNWDHFLPHLEFVYNSTFQRSIQASPFEVDLGYVPNEPLLDIGNELSARNLSAVDLSKTIKVISLRTTDFLKQSQEDMESHANETRTANDYKLGEYVLLHRDAYFTGGKYLKIQPILLGPFKIVKIGKNTVELDLPSSFKKHRVINIKWIKKFVLDKDRYPKSLPRTSIERIQRAQEIIAVIGYDVESHEYYCKMKDVDPTLTCTYSLEEFNKLTSSKKSSLLNNFNTLVNTN; this is translated from the coding sequence ATGGTATTTCCAATAAACAGTATAGAGAGAATCTCCCCAGTTGATTGGCGTGAAGATTGGATCCAAGACGCCTGGTCCGCTGCAGTTTTGGTATATTTAGGTTTGGTTCAAGATGTCAAGATTAATCCCACTGATAAGTGGTTATTTGATAAGTATGTTAAGAAACTCAAGCTGTCCAAAAAATCTATGGCTCGATACAAGTTTGATGaccaaatattatattatgatGATAGAGTCTGTGTACCTCGCTCCAGACGTACCGAACTACTAAACATTTATCACGATAACATATTGCATTGTGGACATTTTGGTGAAGTTACTAcgattaataaaatatgtcCTAATTACTATTGGCCTTCAATGACGGTAGATATTCGTACTTATATCAAAGGATGTTTACAATGccaaattatgaaaaaatttagacCTAAGAAAGATGGACAACTGGAACCATTAGATATTCCACAAGGACGTTGGCTAGAATTGtcaattgattttgttACCGGACTTCCAACTACTCAATCTCAGAACGACATGATCATGGTTGTAGTTGATAGGTTTTCTAAAAGAGCCCATTTCATAGCCACTCAAATATCCTTAGGATCTGTCGGTACGTTAGACTTATTTTATCGGTTTATTTTTGCTTATCATGGTTTTCCAAGAACGATTGTTTCAGATAGAGATATTAGATTCACCAGCTCGTTTTACAAAGAAGTGACAGAAAGACTAGGcatcaaattattactatctTCCTCTAATCATCCACAAACAGATGGTCAGACGGAAAGCGTTAACAAAACCTTAGGTCGGTTACTAAGAAGTTACTGTTCACAAGATCAAGATAATTGGGACCATTTTCTCCCTCACCTTGAATTCGTTTACAATTCCACATTCCAACGTTCTATTCAAGCTTCACCATTTGAAGTAGATTTAGGTTATGTACCCAACGAACCATTACTAGACATTGGTAATGAGCTGTCGGCGCGTAATCTATCCGCTGTTGACTTATCAAAAACCATCAAGGTGATTTCTCTAAGAACTACAGATTTTCTCAAGCAATCACAAGAGGACATGGAATCACATGCGAATGAAACTCGAACGGCCAATGATTACAAACTCGGTGAATATGTGTTACTTCACCGTGATGCATATTTTACTGGGGGAAAGTACTTAAAGATCCAACCCATATTGTTAGGACCATTTAAGATTGTAAAAATAGGAAAAAACACCGTTGAACTTGATCTACCATCATCCTTTAAGAAACATAGGGTTATCAATATAAAATGGATAAAAAAGTTTGTATTAGACAAAGATAGGTACCCAAAAAGTCTACCAAGAACCTCGATTGAACGAATACAACGTGCTCAGGAAATAATTGCAGTCATAGGGTACGATGTGGAAAGCCACGAATACTACTGCAAGATGAAAGATGTTGATCCCACTCTAACCTGTACATACTCGttagaagaatttaataagttAACAAGCTCAAAGAAATCTTCGTTGTTAAACAATTTCAATACGCTTGTGAATACAAATTAA
- the TBLA0F00670 gene encoding uncharacterized protein: MQYKQTLTVAALASTTLAAYKPNEPWSTLTPSATYSGAMTDYTGSFGIAVIPLATSAISSSAAKAKRDAVSQIGDGQIQAATTTTSTVAPKQTAAAVSQIGDGQIQATTKTEAPKQTAAAVSQIGDGQIQATTNTIVPKQTAAAVSQIGDGQIQATTNTEAPKSTAAAVSQIGDGQIQATTNTEAPKSTAAAVSQIGDGQVQATTRKTTTLDGKSFSATATEAESTTSTASTSSSQSSEDAFFEAQACKNNGTLTMTLKDGILTDAKGRVGSIVANRQFQFDGPPPQAGAIYAAGWSITPKGNLAIGSNDVFYQCLSGNFYNLYDETQGEQCHKVYLQAVELVNC; this comes from the coding sequence ATGCAATACAAACAAACTCTAACTGTTGCTGCCTTAGCTTCTACCACCTTAGCTGCTTACAAGCCAAATGAACCATGGTCTACCTTAACTCCAAGTGCCACTTATTCTGGTGCCATGACTGATTACACCGGTTCTTTTGGTATTGCTGTTATCCCATTGGCTACTTCAGCTATCTCCTCTTCAGCTGCCAAGGCTAAGAGAGATGCTGTTTCTCAAATTGGTGATGGTCAAATCCAAGCTGCTACTACTACCACCTCTACCGTTGCTCCAAAACAAACTGCTGCTGCTGTCTCTCAAATCGGTGACGGTCAAATTCAAGCCACTACCAAAACTGAAGCTCCAAAACAAACTGCCGCTGCTGTTTCTCAAATTGGTGATGGTCAAATTCAAGCCACTACTAACACTATTGTTCCAAAGCAAACCGCCGCTGCTGTTTCTCAAATTGGTGATGGTCAAATCCAAGCCACTACCAACACTGAAGCTCCAAAATCAACTGCTGCTGCTGTCTCTCAAATTGGTGATGGTCAAATCCAAGCCACTACCAACACTGAAGCTCCAAAGTCTACTGCTGCTGCTGTTTCTCAAATAGGTGACGGTCAAGTTCAAGCTACCACCAGAAAGACTACCACTTTAGATGGTAAATCTTTCTCTGCTACTGCCACTGAAGCTGAATCTACAACTTCTACCGCTTCTACTTCTTCCTCTCAATCATCAGAAGATGCCTTCTTCGAAGCTCAAGCTTGTAAGAACAATGGCACTTTAACTATGACATTAAAGGATGGTATCTTAACCGACGCTAAGGGTAGAGTCGGTTCTATTGTTGCTAACAGACAATTCCAATTTGATGGTCCACCACCACAAGCTGGTGCTATCTACGCTGCTGGTTGGTCTATCACTCCAAAGGGTAACTTGGCCATTGGTTCCAACGATGTCTTCTACCAATGTTTATCTGGTAACTTCTACAACTTATACGATGAAACTCAAGGTGAACAATGTCACAAAGTTTACTTGCAAGCAGTTGAATTGGTTAACTGTTAA
- the TBLA0F00680 gene encoding uncharacterized protein → MYSNGRSELILGEFLKEYKIPRETVVILSKVYNPVDDTVPAFRPGVNPFTEDEKLHFANQKGLSRKHIIDACKNSVRRLGTYIDVYQIHRADPDTPIEETMRALNDVVQEGLTRYIGASSMLATEFAEYQFIAEKNGWSKFVNMQDCYNLLYREEEREMIPFVKKHGITLTPWSPLQRGLLTRPVNVKSTRFRRYFNKPRFKSISRFRDRNY, encoded by the coding sequence ATGTATAGTAATGGCCGAAGTGAACTCATCTTAGGTGAATTCTTGAAAGAATATAAGATCCCAAGAGAAACTGTTGTAATTTTGTCTAAAGTATATAACCCTGTTGATGATACCGTTCCTGCTTTTAGGCCAGGTGTTAACCCATTTACTGAAGACGAGAAGCTTCACTTTGCTAATCAAAAAGGTTTATCTAGAAAACATATCATAGATGCATGTAAAAATTCTGTTCGAAGATTAGGTACTTATATTGATGTGTACCAAATCCATAGAGCAGATCCAGATACACCAATAGAGGAGACAATGAGGGCTTTGAATGATGTTGTACAAGAAGGATTAACAAGATACATTGGTGCTTCCTCCATGTTAGCAACTGAATTTGCAGAATATCAATTTATTGCTGAGAAAAATGGTTGGTCTAAGTTTGTTAACATGCAAGATTGTTACAACTTATTATACagagaagaagaaagagAAATGATTCCATTTGTTAAGAAGCATGGGATTACTTTGACTCCTTGGTCTCCATTACAAAGAGGTTTATTAACCAGGCCAGTGAATGTAAAATCAACAAGATTCAGACGGTACTTTAATAAGCCGCGgtttaaatcaatatcaaGATTTCGAGAtcgaaattattaa
- the RPT2 gene encoding proteasome regulatory particle base subunit RPT2 (similar to Saccharomyces cerevisiae RPT2 (YDL007W); ancestral locus Anc_3.216), which translates to MGQGPSQNKKQKKGNQKPKYEPPVQSKFGRKKRTSGPATAEKLPNIYPNTRCKLKLLRMERIKDHLLLEEEYVINSEILKPFEKKQEEEKKQLQEIRGNPLSIGVLEEIIDDDHAIVTSPTMPDYYVSILSFVDKELLEPGCSVLLHHKTMSIVGVLQDDADPMVSVMKMDKSPTETYSDIGGLESQIQEIKEAVELPLTHPELYEEMGIKPPKGVILYGAPGTGKTLLAKAVANQTSATFLRIVGSELIQKYLGDGPRLVRQIFKVAGENAPSIVFIDEIDAIGTKRYDSNSGGEREIQRTMLELLNQLDGFDDTSDVKVIMATNKIESLDPALIRPGRIDRKILFENPDLSTKRKILAIHTSKMSLSEDVSLDELVTSKDDLSGADIQAMCTEAGLLALRERRMQVTAKDFEQGKERVLKNKIEENLEGLYL; encoded by the coding sequence ATGGGACAAGGGCCTTCACAAAATaagaaacaaaagaaaGGTAATCAAAAACCAAAATATGAACCACCAGTTCAATCGAAGTTTGGTAGAAAAAAGAGAACCAGTGGACCAGCTACGGCAGAAAAATTACCTAATATCTATCCTAATACTCGTTGTAAATTAAAGTTACTTAGAATGGAAAGAATTAAGgatcatttattattagaagaagaatatgTTATAAATtctgaaatattaaaaccatttgaaaaaaagcAGGAGGAAGAAAAGAAGCAATTACAGGAAATTAGAGGAAATCCATTAAGTATTGGTGTATTGgaagaaattattgatgatgatcATGCAATTGTTACCAGTCCAACAATGCCTGACTATTATGTTTCAATTTTGTCCTTTGTTGacaaagaattattagaacCTGGTTGTTCTGTTTTATTACATCATAAGACAATGTCTATTGTTGGTGTATTACAAGACGATGCTGATCCAATGGTTTCTGTTATGAAAATGGACAAATCTCCAACTGAAACATATAGTGACATTGGTGGTTTAGAATCACAAATCCAAGAAATCAAAGAAGCTGTCGAACTACCATTAACTCATCCAGAATTATACGAAGAAATGGGTATTAAACCACCAAAGGGTGTTATCTTATACGGTGCACCAGGTACAGGTAAAACTTTATTAGCCAAAGCTGTGGCGAATCAAACATCTGCCACATTTTTAAGAATTGTTGGTTCAGAATTAATTCAGAAATATTTAGGTGATGGTCCAAGATTAGTTAGACAAATCTTTAAAGTAGCAGGTGAAAATGCTCCAAGTATTGTATTTATTGATGAAATCGATGCAATTGGTACTAAGAGATATGATTCAAATAGTGGTGGTGAAAGAGAAATTCAAAGAACAATGCTGGAACTATTAAATCAACTAGATGGTTTCGATGATACAAGTGATGTTAAAGTTATAATGGCAACTAATAAGATAGAAAGTTTAGATCCGGCCTTAATTAGACCTGGTAGAATCGATCGTAAAATTCTATTCGAAAACCCAGATTTATCAACCAAACGTAAAATTCTTGCTATTCACACTTCTAAGATGAGTTTAAGTGAAGATGTCAGTTTGGATGAATTGGTCACCTCTAAAGATGATCTATCAGGTGCCGATATTCAAGCCATGTGTACAGAAGCTGGGTTACTGGCTCTTAGAGAAAGAAGAATGCAAGTTACTGCAAAGGACTTCGAACAAGGTAAAGAGCGTGTCTTGAAGAACAAGATTGAAGAAAACTTGGAAGGTTTATATTTGTAA
- the PTC1 gene encoding type 2C protein phosphatase PTC1 (similar to Saccharomyces cerevisiae PTC1 (YDL006W); ancestral locus Anc_3.215), whose product MVDHKKEVNKDNELTYKVGVAENKNARFRRTMEDVHTFVKNFASRLDWGYFAVFDGHAGIQASKWCGSHLHTVIEEKILDDETRDIRDVLNESFVTIDKHINSELTGSSGCTAAVCVLRWEVPDDISVDNINLTQHKRKLYTANVGDTRIVLFRNGSSIRLTYDHKASDQLEMERIESAGGLIMKSRVNGMLAVTRSLGDKFFDSLVVATPFTTSVEITDQDEFLIIACDGLWDVIEDQEACEMIKDINDPNEAAKILVRMALEKGTTDNVTVMVVFL is encoded by the coding sequence ATGGTAGATCATAAGAAGGAAGTCAACAAAGATAATGAGCTAACATATAAAGTTGGGGTTgcagaaaataaaaatgcaCGATTTCGTCGAACGATGGAAGATGTGCATACTTTTGTAAAGAATTTTGCATCTAGATTAGACTGGGGCTACTTTGCTGTATTTGATGGGCATGCTGGTATTCAGGCCTCCAAATGGTGTGGGTCACATTTGCATACAgtaattgaagaaaaaatactaGACGACGAAACAAGAGATATAAGAGATGTTTTAAACGAATCGTTTGTAACGATTGATAAACATATTAATTCAGAATTGACTGGCAGTAGTGGATGTACAGCAGCAGTATGTGTTCTTCGTTGGGAAGTTCCTGATGATATATCAGTAGATAATATCAATCTCACACAACATAAACGTAAATTATATACAGCAAATGTCGGTGACACTCGAATAGTATTGTTTAGAAATGGTAGTAGTATTAGATTAACATATGATCATAAGGCGTCAGATCAATTAGAGATGGAAAGAATTGAAAGTGCCGGTGGTTTAATTATGAAAAGTAGAGTGAATGGTATGTTAGCAGTTACACGTTCATTAGGTGATAAGTTTTTTGATAGCCTCGTAGTAGCGACACCCTTCACAACAAGCGTTGAGATAACCGACCAAGATGagtttttaattattgCATGTGATGGGTTATGGGACGTTATTGAAGATCAAGAAGCATGTGAAATgattaaagatattaacGACCCTAATGAAGCCGCTAAAATATTAGTTAGAATGGCATTAGAAAAAGGAACTACTGATAATGTTACAGTAATGGTAGTTTTCCTATAA